From one Streptomyces sp. CA-210063 genomic stretch:
- a CDS encoding response regulator transcription factor translates to MRVLLADDHPVVRDGLAAVLATQPDLTVVGEAANGAEALHQTASLAPDVVLMDLQMPGMDGTTATADITAAIDAGAVGYLLKDTGRHELCEAVRTAARGGAALSPTVAAKVLAHIRGDRGVGLSGRELEVLSALARGQSNKQIARALRLSEATVKTHLLHIDAKLDVADRTGAVTAALGRGIIRID, encoded by the coding sequence ATCCGGGTCCTCCTCGCAGACGACCACCCCGTGGTCCGCGACGGGCTGGCCGCCGTGCTCGCCACCCAGCCCGACCTCACGGTCGTCGGCGAAGCCGCCAACGGTGCCGAGGCACTGCACCAGACCGCCTCACTCGCACCCGACGTCGTCCTGATGGACCTGCAGATGCCCGGCATGGACGGCACCACCGCGACCGCCGACATCACCGCCGCCATCGACGCCGGCGCGGTCGGCTACCTGCTCAAGGACACCGGACGACACGAGCTGTGCGAGGCCGTGCGCACCGCCGCCCGGGGAGGAGCGGCGCTGTCCCCCACGGTGGCCGCCAAAGTCCTCGCCCACATACGCGGCGACCGGGGCGTCGGCCTGTCCGGCCGGGAACTCGAAGTTCTGTCCGCCCTGGCCCGCGGGCAGAGCAACAAGCAGATCGCCCGCGCCCTGCGTCTGTCCGAGGCAACGGTGAAAACGCATCTGCTGCACATAGACGCCAAGCTCGACGTCGCCGACCGCACCGGTGCCGTCACGGCCGCACTGGGCCGGGGCATCATCCGCATCGACTGA
- a CDS encoding ABC transporter permease, with protein MLRFAVRQTLSSIVLTIVVTAITYALVFSDGTGIARRVLGQSATQAQVSAKVTELGLDQPVAVQYAKWLGGLARGDLGASYFTGEPVTNMLATRVPVTLAIILPALLLTLILSVLIGVTAAVRGGAVDRFLQVTGVLGAAVPNFVVAIALIFVFAIAVPLFPATGYVSPDVDPMGWAQSLVLPVLAVLIGSIAGAAQQFRGAVIDVLRQDFVRTLRSRGISERAVIFRHVLRNAAGPGMTILSLQTVALMGGVVIIERMFALPGMGLLADSSALQGDIPAVMGSVLFSIAVVIVINIAVDLLVGWLNPKARLS; from the coding sequence ATGCTCAGGTTCGCGGTGCGGCAGACGCTGTCGAGCATCGTCCTCACGATCGTGGTGACGGCGATCACCTACGCACTGGTGTTCAGCGACGGCACCGGCATCGCCCGGCGTGTCCTGGGCCAGAGCGCCACCCAGGCCCAGGTCTCCGCGAAGGTCACGGAGCTCGGTCTCGACCAGCCCGTGGCCGTCCAGTACGCCAAGTGGCTCGGCGGCCTGGCACGAGGAGATCTGGGCGCCAGCTACTTCACTGGCGAGCCGGTGACGAACATGCTGGCCACCCGGGTTCCCGTGACGCTGGCGATCATCCTGCCGGCGCTCCTGCTCACCCTGATCCTGAGCGTTCTCATCGGGGTGACCGCCGCCGTGCGCGGTGGTGCCGTCGACCGCTTCCTACAGGTGACCGGCGTGCTGGGGGCCGCCGTCCCGAACTTCGTGGTGGCCATCGCGCTGATATTCGTCTTCGCCATCGCTGTCCCCCTGTTCCCCGCCACCGGTTACGTGTCGCCGGACGTCGATCCGATGGGCTGGGCTCAGTCCCTGGTACTGCCCGTGCTGGCGGTGCTGATCGGTTCGATCGCCGGCGCCGCCCAGCAGTTCCGCGGAGCGGTCATCGATGTCCTGCGTCAGGACTTCGTCCGAACGCTCCGGTCCCGGGGCATCAGCGAACGGGCGGTGATCTTCCGCCATGTACTGCGCAACGCTGCTGGGCCAGGCATGACGATCCTGTCGCTGCAGACGGTCGCCCTGATGGGCGGCGTCGTGATCATCGAGCGGATGTTCGCACTGCCTGGTATGGGGCTGCTCGCCGACAGTTCCGCCCTCCAGGGCGACATCCCGGCGGTCATGGGATCGGTGCTGTTCAGCATCGCCGTCGTGATCGTCATCAACATCGCCGTCGACCTGCTGGTGGGCTGGCTGAATCCGAAGGCACGCCTGTCATGA
- a CDS encoding ATP-binding cassette domain-containing protein → MKEDALLRISDLRVAYPGRGWRSTPVEVLKGISLHIRPGETLGLVGESGSGKTTVGRAALGLAPVTGGSIRLGGVELTAMSTKERRRTAQEIQVVFQDPYSSLNPSMTIEEILTEPLLGQGRQAGRDKVRQLLDRVGLPADAGQRLAKEFSGGQRQRIAIARALALQPKLIICDEPTSALDLSTQTKVLDLLLEIQEVTECAYLFITHDLEVVRRMSHRIAVLLHGEIVEEGDARQVCDQPRHPYTQRLQMAAPVADPERQRERRLARHRLLTAQEPPRVEGSPTASRAPGIS, encoded by the coding sequence ATGAAAGAGGACGCACTGCTGCGCATCTCGGATCTGCGTGTCGCCTACCCGGGCCGCGGATGGCGGAGTACACCCGTCGAGGTGCTCAAAGGGATATCCCTGCACATCCGGCCTGGTGAGACCCTCGGCCTGGTGGGCGAGTCCGGCTCCGGCAAGACCACGGTCGGCCGTGCTGCCCTCGGTCTCGCGCCCGTGACTGGCGGTTCCATCCGCCTCGGCGGTGTCGAGTTGACAGCCATGAGCACGAAGGAGCGCCGCCGCACCGCCCAGGAGATCCAGGTCGTCTTCCAGGACCCCTACTCCTCCCTCAACCCCTCCATGACCATCGAGGAGATCCTCACCGAACCCCTGCTCGGGCAGGGCCGACAGGCGGGGCGCGACAAGGTGCGCCAACTACTGGACCGGGTCGGTCTGCCCGCCGACGCCGGGCAGCGGCTGGCGAAGGAATTCTCCGGAGGCCAGCGGCAGCGCATCGCCATCGCCCGGGCTCTGGCTCTCCAGCCCAAGCTGATCATCTGCGACGAACCCACCAGCGCGCTCGACCTGTCCACCCAGACCAAGGTGCTCGACCTGCTTCTGGAGATACAGGAAGTCACCGAATGCGCCTACCTCTTCATCACCCACGACCTCGAGGTGGTGCGCAGGATGAGCCACCGGATCGCGGTATTGCTGCACGGCGAGATCGTCGAGGAGGGTGACGCCCGCCAGGTGTGCGACCAGCCACGGCACCCGTACACGCAGCGCCTGCAGATGGCCGCACCCGTAGCCGACCCCGAACGGCAGCGCGAACGCCGACTGGCCCGGCACCGGCTCCTGACGGCACAGGAACCACCCCGCGTGGAAGGAAGCCCGACCGCCTCGCGGGCACCAGGGATTTCTTGA
- the lgt gene encoding prolipoprotein diacylglyceryl transferase → MPLAFIPSPSIGEIHLGSLPLRGYSLMLILGIAAAVWLGGRRWAARGGEKTVVTDVALWAVPFGVVGARLYHVVTSSEPYFGRDGDPLKALFIWDGGIGIWGAIAGGAVGAWIGCRRNGVPLSAFADAVAPGIALGQAIGRWGNWFNQELYGRASTLPWALEIDPVHRPEATSDLATYHPAFLYESLWCLGVAALVMWADRRFRLDCGRTFALYAAAYCVGRFWIEYLRVDEAHRILGLRLNDWTALLVFAAAFAYLIAATRRAADSRGDADAGRLLPRLDATSSPKS, encoded by the coding sequence GTGCCCCTGGCCTTCATTCCCAGCCCGTCCATCGGCGAGATCCACCTGGGCTCGCTGCCGCTGCGCGGCTACTCACTGATGCTGATCCTCGGAATCGCCGCGGCGGTATGGCTGGGCGGCCGTCGCTGGGCCGCCCGCGGTGGAGAGAAGACCGTCGTGACGGATGTGGCCCTTTGGGCGGTCCCGTTCGGTGTGGTCGGCGCCCGCCTCTACCACGTGGTCACATCCAGCGAGCCGTACTTCGGCAGGGACGGCGATCCGCTCAAAGCCCTCTTCATCTGGGACGGGGGCATCGGCATCTGGGGTGCCATCGCCGGTGGGGCCGTCGGAGCCTGGATCGGCTGCCGCCGCAACGGCGTCCCGCTGTCCGCGTTCGCCGACGCAGTCGCCCCTGGCATCGCTTTGGGGCAGGCCATCGGCCGCTGGGGCAACTGGTTCAACCAGGAACTCTACGGGCGGGCCAGCACCCTCCCCTGGGCGTTGGAGATCGACCCCGTGCACCGGCCCGAGGCCACCTCCGACCTGGCCACCTACCACCCCGCCTTCTTGTACGAGTCGCTGTGGTGTCTCGGGGTGGCCGCGCTGGTCATGTGGGCGGATCGCCGCTTCCGGCTCGACTGTGGCCGCACGTTCGCGCTGTACGCCGCCGCCTACTGCGTCGGCCGCTTCTGGATCGAGTACCTGCGAGTCGACGAGGCCCACCGCATCCTCGGCCTGCGCCTGAACGACTGGACCGCCCTGCTGGTTTTCGCGGCCGCCTTCGCCTACCTCATCGCTGCGACACGGCGGGCGGCCGACAGCCGTGGCGATGCCGACGCCGGCCGTCTTCTTCCGCGCTTGGACGCGACCAGCAGTCCCAAGAGCTGA
- a CDS encoding carboxylesterase/lipase family protein, with the protein MSDSVRIDSGLVSGMPAVRPSVTVFKGLPYAASTAGPNRWRPPRPAPSWSGVRVADTVGDICPQGNMPGAPPKPPMSEDCLNLNVWTAAESSHERRPVFVWIYGGRFTSGYGADPTFDGAGLAEKGLVVVTFNYRTGPFGFLSTPELTAESPHGSSGNYGLLDQIAALKWVQRNIKAFGGDPDRVTIAGQSAGAASVLELINSPLAKGLFHRGISESGARDTHDPEIAALAESYRPTLAGAERQGLTWAAQHKATTLAQMRALSIEELLDGLDENDTTVEGPMNGNPPLFRPVLDGYVLARTYEESLSRGLHSDVPVITGNNKDESGASTAPGATPASYQAMASKKYGDLADEFLALYPAATNAEADDQTNASARDNARVSTSLWATEWASRAKSPVFTYFWTHAPPGQTQGAYHGSEINYIFDNLYATDLPWTDDDRRIADTMSGYVVNFATHGDPNGRGLARWEPSRPGAFTTMELGDDFGPLPDASAARRAFHERYFEVQPPW; encoded by the coding sequence ATGTCCGACTCGGTTCGCATCGACAGCGGACTGGTCTCCGGCATGCCGGCGGTGCGCCCGTCGGTCACGGTGTTCAAGGGTCTCCCCTACGCCGCCTCCACCGCCGGCCCGAACCGCTGGCGACCGCCGCGGCCGGCGCCCTCCTGGTCCGGGGTGCGTGTCGCGGACACCGTCGGGGACATCTGCCCGCAGGGGAACATGCCAGGCGCGCCCCCCAAGCCGCCGATGAGCGAGGACTGTCTGAATCTCAACGTCTGGACGGCCGCCGAGTCGTCGCACGAAAGGCGCCCGGTCTTCGTGTGGATCTACGGCGGCCGGTTCACCTCCGGCTACGGCGCGGACCCGACCTTCGACGGCGCGGGCCTGGCCGAGAAGGGCCTGGTGGTGGTGACGTTCAACTACCGCACCGGTCCTTTCGGCTTTCTGTCCACCCCGGAGCTGACCGCCGAGTCCCCGCACGGCTCCTCGGGCAACTACGGTTTGCTTGACCAGATCGCCGCCCTGAAGTGGGTCCAGCGCAACATCAAGGCGTTCGGCGGCGATCCCGACCGAGTCACCATCGCCGGTCAGTCGGCGGGAGCCGCCTCCGTACTGGAACTCATCAACTCGCCGCTGGCGAAAGGGCTGTTCCACCGGGGCATCTCGGAGAGTGGTGCCCGGGATACGCACGATCCCGAGATCGCGGCCCTGGCCGAGTCCTACCGCCCGACGCTGGCCGGCGCCGAGCGACAGGGCCTCACCTGGGCCGCCCAGCACAAGGCCACGACCCTGGCACAGATGCGGGCCCTCAGCATCGAGGAACTGCTCGACGGGCTCGACGAGAACGACACCACGGTCGAGGGCCCGATGAACGGCAACCCGCCGCTGTTCCGCCCCGTGCTCGACGGATACGTCCTGGCCCGCACATACGAGGAGTCCCTCAGTCGCGGCCTGCACAGCGATGTCCCCGTCATCACCGGCAACAACAAGGACGAGAGCGGCGCATCGACCGCCCCAGGGGCCACGCCGGCCTCGTACCAGGCCATGGCGAGCAAGAAATACGGCGACCTGGCCGACGAGTTCCTCGCCCTGTACCCCGCTGCCACGAATGCCGAGGCTGACGACCAGACCAACGCCTCGGCCCGCGACAACGCCCGTGTTTCCACCTCTCTGTGGGCCACGGAATGGGCGAGCAGGGCCAAGAGTCCGGTGTTCACATACTTCTGGACGCATGCCCCTCCTGGCCAGACGCAGGGCGCCTACCACGGCTCGGAGATCAACTACATCTTCGACAACCTGTACGCCACCGACCTGCCGTGGACCGACGACGACCGGCGGATCGCCGACACCATGTCCGGGTACGTCGTCAACTTCGCCACTCATGGCGACCCCAACGGCCGAGGACTGGCCCGCTGGGAACCATCTCGCCCGGGTGCGTTCACCACGATGGAGCTGGGCGACGACTTCGGCCCGCTGCCGGACGCGAGCGCCGCGCGACGAGCGTTCCACGAGCGGTACTTCGAAGTCCAGCCGCCCTGGTGA
- a CDS encoding sensor histidine kinase — MALQQVWERARWKAMGQHAFFAVVLTLSVLGALAGTDLTTGTALPRIGPAVGLAAWYAYWIALRGGTGRPPLPYLVGALATWVAMSVVDPALLPVAVAVLAPYWLRRAWWSAGGVLVLGGAWSWQRFTMDGSADVRMLTGCVLATAVAVTIVCYVATLDHESHNRQRLLDELTATQAERAAAERQAGTLAERQRLAREVHDTLTQGFASISMLLDTARDDLPADSPAARRVEQAMRTARDNLVESRRLVQALRPAPLDRTHPAEAVRELTARLTEETGIEAYTVVTGRPVALPAGSEGELLRVAQAALANARRHARAASVSVTLSYLGDALAIDIQDDGTGFTAAARHAGIGLTTMRERIAALDGTFTLESTAGEGTTLAVTVPLPIEPSVSIPVEPSVSAPSPAAASPPMAPAP; from the coding sequence ATGGCACTGCAACAGGTCTGGGAGAGGGCACGGTGGAAGGCCATGGGCCAGCACGCCTTCTTCGCCGTCGTGCTCACCCTGTCCGTGCTGGGGGCGCTGGCCGGGACGGACCTGACGACCGGCACGGCACTGCCGCGGATCGGCCCGGCGGTGGGACTCGCCGCCTGGTACGCGTACTGGATCGCGCTGCGCGGCGGCACCGGTCGCCCTCCGCTGCCCTACCTCGTCGGGGCGTTGGCGACGTGGGTGGCCATGTCCGTGGTGGACCCCGCGCTGCTCCCGGTCGCTGTGGCCGTGCTGGCCCCTTACTGGCTGCGACGGGCCTGGTGGTCGGCCGGCGGGGTGCTGGTGCTGGGCGGCGCCTGGTCGTGGCAGCGCTTCACCATGGACGGCTCCGCCGACGTGCGAATGCTCACGGGTTGCGTGCTCGCGACCGCGGTGGCGGTCACCATCGTCTGCTACGTCGCCACCCTCGACCACGAGAGTCACAACCGGCAGCGGCTTCTGGACGAACTCACCGCGACCCAGGCGGAACGAGCGGCGGCGGAACGTCAGGCGGGCACCCTGGCCGAACGTCAGCGCCTGGCCCGAGAGGTCCATGACACCCTGACCCAGGGCTTCGCATCCATCTCCATGCTGCTGGACACCGCACGCGACGACCTGCCAGCCGACTCCCCCGCGGCCCGCCGCGTCGAGCAGGCCATGCGGACGGCCCGGGACAACCTGGTCGAGAGCCGCCGCCTCGTGCAGGCCCTTCGCCCTGCGCCGCTGGACCGCACGCACCCGGCGGAAGCGGTCCGCGAGCTCACCGCCCGGCTGACGGAGGAGACAGGCATCGAGGCTTACACGGTCGTGACCGGCCGACCGGTCGCCCTGCCTGCCGGCAGCGAGGGCGAGTTGCTGCGGGTCGCGCAGGCGGCGCTGGCCAACGCCCGGCGGCACGCCCGTGCGGCGAGCGTGTCGGTCACGCTGTCCTACCTCGGCGACGCCCTGGCCATCGACATCCAGGACGACGGCACCGGTTTCACAGCGGCCGCACGCCACGCCGGCATCGGGCTGACCACTATGCGCGAGCGTATCGCCGCCCTGGACGGCACGTTCACGCTGGAAAGCACCGCGGGCGAGGGTACGACCCTCGCCGTCACGGTGCCGCTCCCGATCGAGCCCTCGGTCTCCATCCCGGTCGAGCCCTCGGTCTCCGCACCGTCACCCGCGGCCGCTTCCCCGCCCATGGCCCCCGCACCATGA
- a CDS encoding dipeptide/oligopeptide/nickel ABC transporter permease/ATP-binding protein: MTIRRLLRNPLGLLSSVVLALIALLGLSSPFLAPHDPNEARLQLTNAPPLSGGYLLGGDQSGRDVLSRLMHATLGTLTASVVVLVVSLALGVTAGLIAGYFGGRFDTVGSWVSNTVMALPGFVLLIALYTVIGPSVLIAMAIFGVLIAPSYYRLVRNLVLGVRQELYVDAAKVAGLSDARIISRHVLRAVRAPVTVQSSFVLGAGIAIQAGLEFLGLGDPTSPSWGGMLQDAFNNIYIARLNVVWPALLITATTLCLVLLGNALRDVLQTGRAQAQPLRPKVVARLRAARPAPAESVAEAADALLSVRDLVVGYPTADAQVKTVVHGVSLDVRRGEILGLVGESGSGKSQTAFSVLGILPRDAVVLGGAITFDGLDLRDEKNLREVRGRRISYVPQEPMSNLDPSFTIGAQLGYGLRAVKDVSKAEARRELTELLGQVGIKDPRRTFDSYPHQVSGGMAQRVLIAGAVAAGPDLIIADEPTTALDVTVQAEVLDLIRALQRERGMAMILVTHNFGVVADICDRVSVMRQGAVVETNDTVGLFRTPQDAYTKMLLNSMLDGSVAREPWTRSA; the protein is encoded by the coding sequence ATGACCATCAGACGCCTGTTGCGCAATCCTCTGGGTCTCTTGAGCTCCGTGGTTCTCGCGTTGATCGCGCTGCTCGGCCTCTCCTCACCCTTCCTCGCCCCGCACGACCCGAATGAAGCGCGGCTGCAGCTGACCAACGCTCCACCGCTGAGCGGGGGCTATCTGCTCGGCGGTGACCAGTCCGGGAGGGACGTCCTGTCCCGGCTGATGCACGCCACACTCGGCACGCTGACGGCATCGGTGGTGGTGCTGGTGGTGTCGCTGGCGCTCGGCGTCACCGCCGGCCTGATCGCGGGGTACTTCGGCGGCCGGTTCGACACGGTCGGTTCGTGGGTGTCCAACACGGTCATGGCCCTGCCCGGCTTCGTGCTGCTGATCGCCTTGTACACGGTGATCGGGCCGTCGGTTCTGATCGCGATGGCGATATTCGGTGTGCTGATCGCACCGTCCTACTACCGGCTGGTCCGCAACCTGGTGCTTGGCGTCCGGCAGGAGCTCTACGTGGACGCGGCCAAGGTGGCAGGCCTGTCCGATGCCCGGATCATCTCCCGGCACGTGCTCCGCGCGGTCCGGGCACCTGTCACCGTGCAGAGCTCGTTCGTACTGGGCGCCGGCATCGCCATCCAGGCCGGCCTCGAGTTCCTCGGCCTCGGCGACCCGACCTCGCCCTCCTGGGGCGGAATGCTCCAGGACGCGTTCAACAACATCTACATCGCCCGGCTCAACGTCGTCTGGCCCGCACTGCTGATCACCGCGACCACCCTGTGCCTGGTGCTTCTCGGCAACGCCCTGCGGGACGTCCTGCAGACCGGGCGGGCCCAGGCGCAGCCGCTCCGGCCGAAGGTTGTCGCACGGCTGCGGGCCGCCCGTCCGGCGCCGGCCGAGAGCGTCGCAGAGGCCGCAGATGCGCTGCTGAGCGTGCGTGACCTGGTTGTCGGGTATCCCACCGCCGACGCGCAGGTCAAGACGGTCGTCCATGGGGTGAGCCTGGACGTGCGCCGCGGCGAGATCCTCGGCCTCGTCGGCGAGTCGGGGTCGGGCAAGTCCCAGACCGCCTTCTCCGTGCTCGGCATCCTGCCGCGTGACGCGGTCGTCCTTGGCGGCGCGATCACCTTCGACGGCCTCGACCTGCGCGACGAGAAAAACCTGCGAGAGGTGCGCGGCAGGCGGATCAGCTACGTGCCGCAGGAGCCGATGTCCAACCTCGACCCCTCGTTCACCATCGGCGCGCAACTCGGCTACGGCCTGCGAGCTGTCAAGGACGTCAGCAAGGCTGAGGCCCGCCGGGAGCTGACCGAACTGCTGGGGCAGGTCGGCATCAAGGATCCGCGACGCACCTTCGACTCCTATCCGCACCAGGTCTCCGGCGGCATGGCGCAGCGCGTCCTGATCGCCGGAGCCGTCGCTGCCGGCCCCGACCTGATCATCGCGGACGAACCCACCACCGCACTCGACGTCACCGTGCAGGCCGAAGTGCTCGACCTGATACGTGCCCTCCAGCGGGAACGAGGCATGGCCATGATCCTGGTGACGCACAACTTCGGCGTCGTCGCCGACATCTGCGACCGGGTCAGTGTGATGAGGCAGGGAGCCGTGGTGGAGACCAACGACACCGTGGGCCTGTTCCGGACGCCCCAGGACGCCTATACGAAGATGCTGCTGAATTCGATGCTGGACGGCTCCGTCGCCCGCGAGCCCTGGACGAGGTCGGCATGA
- a CDS encoding ABC transporter substrate-binding protein → MVDMDRRAFGKGMLGLSFAALLTGAATGCSTSESGTGGGTGSKVLTLALDFPYGSFDPAKQASGYAVVLPWQACFDTLLRYEPDGTISPGAAESFTANDDNTELTLKLRSGMKFTDGTVVDAAAVKASLEHMKNGGGSDSSRLADVTVTVKDSSTVVLTTPKPNGLLPTFLCLAPGILSSKKSHTAKDRDTRPVGSGPYTLDVANTTMGSTYTFVRNEDHWDKAAYPYHKVIMREMADITARVNALKSGQVDCSPVTSQTSAEVKGSGLVLLENSVNWAGLFLSDPDGKVIPALKHVKVRRAINMIFDRPAILKALFQGNGKVTNQIFHAESDAYLADMVDHYPYDVAKAKALMEEAGFERGFSFDLPVIPGQDFATPLIVQQMALLGIKAKRVELPANQVLAELLSGKYPIFFLAIESRSPLWDVVQAVMPGAIWNVNHASDSELQPLLDKAQVLDGAAAKENAQAVNRWLVEQAWFCPWVLPTNFYATDKQTSAKPYVGSVVPYLHSFKPSA, encoded by the coding sequence ATGGTCGACATGGATCGCCGTGCGTTCGGCAAGGGCATGCTGGGACTGAGCTTCGCAGCCCTGCTGACGGGAGCGGCAACCGGCTGCTCCACTTCTGAGAGCGGCACTGGCGGCGGTACCGGGTCGAAAGTGCTGACGCTGGCGCTCGATTTCCCGTACGGCTCGTTCGACCCGGCCAAGCAGGCGAGCGGCTATGCGGTCGTGCTGCCTTGGCAAGCCTGCTTCGACACCCTGCTCAGGTATGAGCCGGACGGCACCATCTCGCCCGGCGCGGCCGAGAGCTTCACCGCCAACGACGACAACACGGAACTGACACTGAAGCTCCGCTCCGGGATGAAGTTCACCGACGGAACGGTAGTGGACGCCGCTGCGGTCAAGGCATCGCTGGAGCACATGAAGAACGGTGGCGGTTCCGATTCCAGTCGGCTGGCCGACGTCACTGTCACCGTCAAGGACAGCTCCACGGTGGTGCTCACCACTCCCAAGCCGAACGGCCTGCTCCCCACCTTCCTCTGCCTGGCCCCAGGCATCCTGTCCAGCAAGAAGTCGCACACCGCAAAGGACCGCGACACCAGACCCGTCGGCTCCGGTCCCTACACACTGGACGTGGCCAACACCACCATGGGGTCGACGTACACCTTCGTACGCAACGAGGACCACTGGGACAAGGCCGCGTACCCCTACCACAAGGTCATCATGCGAGAGATGGCCGACATCACCGCCCGCGTCAACGCGTTGAAGTCGGGTCAGGTCGACTGCTCGCCGGTCACATCCCAGACGAGTGCCGAAGTGAAGGGCTCTGGTCTGGTCCTGCTGGAGAACTCGGTCAACTGGGCCGGGCTCTTCCTCAGCGACCCGGACGGCAAGGTCATCCCCGCGCTGAAGCACGTGAAGGTGCGCCGGGCCATCAACATGATCTTCGACCGCCCCGCGATCCTCAAAGCCCTCTTCCAGGGCAATGGCAAGGTCACCAACCAGATTTTCCACGCCGAGAGCGACGCCTACCTGGCCGACATGGTCGATCACTATCCATACGACGTCGCGAAGGCCAAGGCCCTCATGGAAGAAGCCGGGTTCGAGCGGGGCTTCAGCTTCGACCTTCCTGTGATCCCCGGCCAGGACTTCGCCACTCCGCTGATCGTGCAGCAGATGGCTCTGTTGGGCATCAAGGCCAAGCGCGTCGAACTCCCGGCCAACCAGGTCCTCGCCGAACTGCTCAGTGGCAAGTACCCGATCTTCTTCCTGGCCATTGAGTCACGAAGCCCCCTGTGGGACGTCGTGCAGGCCGTGATGCCGGGGGCGATATGGAACGTCAACCACGCCTCGGACTCCGAGCTGCAGCCGCTGCTGGACAAGGCGCAGGTGCTCGACGGCGCCGCGGCCAAGGAGAACGCCCAGGCCGTCAACAGATGGTTGGTCGAGCAGGCCTGGTTCTGCCCGTGGGTTCTGCCGACCAACTTCTACGCCACGGACAAGCAGACGTCCGCCAAGCCGTACGTCGGCAGCGTCGTCCCGTATCTGCACAGCTTCAAGCCGTCGGCCTGA
- a CDS encoding DUF6069 family protein gives MSAVSETLPARRGPLVVAGGVFIAFLLASLVNALIAVLAHAMSAPDDFKPLELPSYVFMTALGLLAGAVGWGIVRRRSQDPERLLRRLVPSVVVISLVPDFFLFDEGEVTGVAALLVMHLAVAVIAVQAYRRVMPLGSRGDRSDLRVTHEEPAGSPPKS, from the coding sequence ATGTCCGCTGTCTCCGAGACACTTCCTGCACGGCGGGGCCCGCTGGTGGTGGCGGGAGGTGTTTTCATCGCCTTCCTGCTCGCCTCCTTGGTGAACGCGTTGATCGCCGTGCTGGCACACGCGATGAGCGCGCCCGACGACTTCAAACCGTTGGAGCTCCCGTCGTATGTCTTCATGACCGCCCTGGGTCTGCTGGCGGGAGCCGTCGGATGGGGCATCGTCCGCAGGCGTTCCCAGGATCCCGAACGCCTGCTCCGCCGACTCGTCCCATCGGTCGTCGTCATCTCCCTCGTTCCGGACTTCTTCCTGTTCGACGAGGGCGAGGTGACCGGTGTGGCGGCGCTGCTCGTGATGCACCTCGCGGTCGCGGTGATTGCGGTGCAGGCGTACCGCAGGGTCATGCCACTGGGCTCGCGCGGTGACCGTAGTGACCTTCGGGTTACGCACGAAGAACCCGCCGGCAGCCCTCCCAAGTCATGA